The proteins below come from a single Acidobacteriota bacterium genomic window:
- the purQ gene encoding phosphoribosylformylglycinamidine synthase subunit PurQ gives MRFGVVVFPGSNCDADTFHALNSVLGCDTVYLWHKDHDLQGVDCVVLPGGFSYGDYLRSGAIARFSPLMQEVKRFARKGGFVLGICNGFQILLELGLLPGAMLRNKNLKFICRHVHVRVENAGTAFTRRAAEGQVLRIPIAHFDGNYYAPPAVHRRLEGNGRIVFRYCDASGQTDEAANVNGSLDGIAGIINAEGNVLGMMPHPERAVESLLGSTDGRFVFQSLTDSPAVRRRTARRPS, from the coding sequence ATGCGTTTCGGTGTCGTCGTGTTTCCGGGCTCGAATTGCGACGCCGACACCTTCCACGCCTTGAACAGCGTCCTGGGCTGCGATACGGTCTATCTCTGGCACAAGGACCACGATCTTCAGGGTGTGGATTGCGTGGTCCTCCCGGGCGGCTTTTCCTACGGCGATTACCTCCGTTCGGGCGCCATCGCCCGGTTTTCTCCCCTTATGCAGGAGGTGAAGCGTTTCGCCCGCAAGGGAGGCTTTGTCCTGGGCATCTGCAACGGTTTTCAGATTCTCCTCGAACTCGGCCTCCTTCCCGGGGCCATGCTCCGCAACAAGAATCTCAAATTCATCTGCCGGCACGTCCATGTCCGTGTCGAAAACGCCGGAACAGCTTTTACCCGGCGGGCGGCCGAAGGACAGGTTCTCCGGATCCCGATCGCCCATTTCGACGGCAATTATTACGCTCCGCCGGCCGTTCATCGGCGGCTCGAAGGCAACGGCCGGATCGTTTTCCGCTACTGCGACGCCTCAGGTCAAACGGATGAGGCGGCCAATGTCAACGGGTCCCTGGACGGAATCGCCGGAATCATCAATGCCGAGGGCAACGTCCTGGGCATGATGCCCCACCCCGAAAGAGCCGTGGAATCTCTGCTCGGAAGCACGGACGGACGGTTCGTTTTCCAGTCCCTCACCGATTCCCCGGCCGTCCGGCGCCGGACGGCTCGGAGGCCGTCATGA
- the purL gene encoding phosphoribosylformylglycinamidine synthase subunit PurL yields MIDSGLLERHNLTADEYALIVDLIGREPNLTELGIFSVMWSEHCGYKSSKAHLKKLPTRGPRVIQGPGENAGVLDIGGGLAVVFKIESHNHPSYIEPYQGAATGVGGILRDIFTMGARPVAVMDSLRFGPLDNPANRSIMEGVVSGIAGYGNAFGVPTVGGETAFHPCYALNPLINVFCLGLAEKDRIFYAKAGRPGNAVLYVGALTGRDGIHGATMASAEFGNDIEHKRPNVQVGDPFKEKLLLEACLEVMSRNLIVGIQDMGAAGLTCSTTEIAAKSDLGIGIDLDRVPQREAGMTPYEIMLSESQERMLIVAEPDKIEAVRDVFAKWDLEAPVIGKVEVGGRLKVRFHGEEVIDIPVDAVVNLCPVYRRPAKAPSPETRKTQRMIPRRPPLKNFGEALLTLLSSPALADKSWVFRQYDHMVQTNTVFPPGADAAVVRIKGSRRALAMTLDGNAFHAFQDPKTGGRAAVAEACRNLACVGARPIGVTNCLNFGNPEKPEIMWQFEQVVGGMAEACRAFGIPVTGGNVSFYNDTEGASVHPTPVVGVVGLIEDVRKIVRPGFDKPGDVVVLLGANANEPGAAAYLRVFHGHDGGRPPRMNLKTEKAVQDLCLDASEAGWLRSSHDVSEGGLAVCLAECCLLGSRKRGCDVQLEDRLPADVLLFGETHSRIVVTVKKDHLGRLKKAARKAGVPATAIGRVGGKALIIRHGGSELLRLEVEDIRKHWSRAIPDLFRIS; encoded by the coding sequence ATGATCGACTCCGGTCTTCTGGAACGTCACAATCTCACGGCCGACGAATATGCCCTGATCGTCGATCTGATCGGCCGGGAACCGAATCTGACCGAACTCGGCATCTTTTCGGTCATGTGGTCCGAGCACTGCGGTTATAAAAGCTCGAAAGCCCACCTGAAAAAGCTCCCAACCCGGGGCCCGCGGGTCATCCAGGGCCCGGGTGAAAACGCCGGAGTCCTCGACATCGGCGGCGGACTGGCCGTGGTTTTTAAAATCGAATCCCACAATCACCCGTCTTACATCGAACCCTACCAGGGCGCGGCCACCGGAGTCGGCGGGATTCTCCGGGACATCTTCACGATGGGCGCACGGCCCGTCGCCGTCATGGATTCCCTGCGTTTCGGCCCCCTGGACAATCCGGCCAACCGGTCCATTATGGAAGGCGTGGTTTCGGGCATTGCCGGCTACGGCAACGCCTTCGGTGTGCCCACGGTGGGCGGGGAGACCGCGTTCCATCCCTGTTACGCGCTCAATCCTCTCATCAATGTTTTTTGTCTGGGGCTGGCCGAAAAGGATAGGATCTTCTATGCCAAAGCCGGGCGGCCGGGCAACGCCGTGCTCTATGTCGGCGCCCTCACGGGTCGCGACGGCATCCACGGGGCGACCATGGCTTCGGCCGAATTCGGAAACGACATCGAACACAAGCGTCCCAACGTTCAGGTCGGCGACCCGTTCAAGGAAAAGCTCCTGCTCGAAGCCTGCCTCGAGGTCATGTCCCGGAACCTGATCGTCGGCATCCAGGACATGGGGGCGGCCGGGCTCACCTGCTCCACGACGGAGATCGCCGCCAAATCGGATCTGGGCATCGGGATCGACCTCGACCGCGTTCCCCAGCGGGAAGCGGGCATGACCCCCTACGAAATCATGCTTTCCGAATCCCAGGAGCGCATGCTCATCGTCGCGGAACCCGACAAGATCGAGGCCGTAAGAGACGTCTTCGCCAAGTGGGATCTCGAGGCTCCCGTCATCGGGAAGGTTGAGGTCGGCGGACGCCTGAAGGTCCGCTTTCACGGCGAAGAAGTGATCGACATTCCGGTCGACGCCGTCGTCAACCTCTGTCCGGTCTACCGAAGGCCCGCCAAAGCGCCTTCGCCGGAAACCCGAAAGACGCAGAGGATGATTCCGAGACGGCCGCCCTTGAAAAATTTCGGAGAGGCTCTCCTGACTCTTCTCTCCTCACCCGCCCTCGCCGACAAGTCCTGGGTCTTTCGCCAGTACGACCACATGGTTCAGACCAACACGGTCTTTCCGCCGGGCGCCGATGCCGCCGTTGTCCGCATCAAGGGCTCGCGGAGAGCTTTGGCCATGACCCTGGACGGCAATGCCTTCCACGCTTTCCAGGATCCCAAAACGGGAGGCCGGGCGGCGGTCGCCGAAGCCTGCAGAAACCTGGCCTGCGTCGGCGCGCGTCCCATCGGCGTCACCAATTGCCTGAATTTCGGCAACCCCGAGAAACCCGAGATCATGTGGCAGTTCGAGCAGGTCGTCGGAGGCATGGCCGAAGCCTGCCGCGCCTTCGGCATTCCCGTCACCGGAGGAAACGTCAGCTTCTACAATGACACCGAAGGCGCCTCCGTCCACCCCACTCCCGTCGTGGGCGTCGTCGGACTGATCGAGGACGTCCGGAAAATCGTCCGGCCCGGCTTCGACAAGCCCGGAGATGTCGTCGTTCTCCTCGGAGCCAATGCCAACGAACCGGGCGCCGCGGCTTATCTGCGGGTTTTCCACGGCCACGATGGAGGGCGGCCTCCCCGAATGAATCTGAAAACGGAAAAGGCGGTCCAGGATTTGTGCCTTGATGCCTCGGAGGCCGGATGGCTGCGTTCGTCCCACGATGTCTCCGAGGGCGGTCTGGCCGTGTGCCTGGCCGAATGCTGTCTTCTCGGATCTCGAAAACGGGGTTGCGATGTGCAATTGGAAGATCGCCTCCCCGCGGATGTTCTCCTCTTTGGAGAAACCCACTCCCGGATCGTGGTCACGGTCAAAAAGGATCATCTCGGCCGGCTCAAAAAAGCGGCCCGCAAGGCGGGCGTCCCCGCAACCGCGATCGGCCGGGTCGGGGGGAAGGCCCTCATCATCCGCCACGGGGGATCCGAACTCCTGCGGCTCGAAGTCGAGGACATCCGAAAACACTGGTCCCGGGCTATTCCGGATCTTTTCAGGATATCGTGA
- the purN gene encoding phosphoribosylglycinamide formyltransferase: MNETVFRSPKKTGRLGIFLSGRGSNFQAIQEAVSAGRIDASIVLVFSNKEEAPGLAAARLLGLETLHLDPKAFADRESYDLALADEIRRRHIDLICLAGYMRVLTPGFCEAFRNRILNIHPALLPAFPGLHVQRKAIEWGVRYSGATVHFVAPEVDMGPIVLQAVVPVKQDDTEDTLAARILVEEHRIYPEAVRLFFEGRIEVRGRRVFILDEA, from the coding sequence ATGAACGAAACCGTCTTTCGCAGCCCCAAAAAAACCGGACGTCTGGGTATATTCCTTTCGGGCCGCGGTTCGAATTTCCAGGCCATCCAAGAGGCCGTCTCGGCCGGCCGCATCGACGCTTCGATCGTTCTGGTCTTCAGCAACAAGGAGGAGGCCCCCGGTCTCGCGGCGGCCCGCCTCCTGGGACTCGAAACGCTCCATCTCGACCCCAAGGCCTTTGCCGACCGGGAAAGCTACGATCTGGCCCTGGCCGACGAGATCCGTCGCAGGCATATCGATCTCATCTGCCTGGCCGGATATATGCGGGTTCTCACCCCCGGCTTTTGCGAAGCTTTCCGGAATCGGATCCTGAACATTCATCCCGCCCTCCTTCCCGCCTTTCCCGGGCTCCACGTTCAAAGAAAAGCGATCGAGTGGGGTGTTCGTTATTCGGGCGCCACGGTCCATTTTGTGGCCCCTGAGGTGGACATGGGCCCGATCGTTCTTCAGGCGGTCGTTCCCGTCAAACAGGATGACACCGAAGACACGCTGGCCGCCCGCATCCTGGTCGAGGAACATCGCATCTACCCCGAGGCCGTGCGCTTGTTTTTCGAGGGGCGGATCGAAGTCCGCGGCCGACGGGTCTTCATCCTCGATGAGGCCTGA
- a CDS encoding hydroxymethylglutaryl-CoA lyase, producing the protein MRFHEVGLRDGLQIESTIVPTDRKIRWAEQSAAAGMDILQLGSFVHPGKVPQMADTDVLFRTLGPRKSGLNGPLYSGLVLNEKGLERGLACGVEMFCMGVSAGETHSRKNTGMSVDEALKRITAMAREAAAAGKIVQASVQSAFGCGFDGPIPESRVLDIVRAYLEAGIRAVSLADTAGHAHPAQVVRLFRAVQELDPGVETAAHFHNTYGLGLANVWAAFEAGVTTFESAFGGLGGCPFTKTAAGNVATEDLIHMFQRMGFRPDIRCDGLVELARDVARFFSRELPGLVYRTGPLDFPRRTDS; encoded by the coding sequence ATGCGCTTTCATGAAGTCGGTCTGAGAGACGGACTGCAGATCGAATCGACGATCGTTCCGACAGATCGGAAAATCCGCTGGGCCGAACAATCGGCCGCGGCCGGCATGGACATCCTCCAGCTCGGTTCGTTCGTCCATCCCGGCAAGGTTCCCCAAATGGCCGATACGGATGTGCTGTTCCGGACTCTCGGACCGAGAAAAAGCGGGTTGAACGGTCCCCTTTACTCGGGTCTTGTCCTCAACGAAAAGGGGCTCGAACGCGGCTTGGCCTGCGGCGTCGAGATGTTCTGCATGGGCGTCTCGGCCGGTGAAACCCACAGCCGGAAAAACACCGGCATGTCCGTCGATGAAGCCCTGAAGAGAATCACGGCCATGGCCCGCGAGGCCGCCGCGGCCGGCAAAATCGTTCAGGCCTCCGTGCAGTCGGCATTCGGATGCGGATTCGACGGGCCGATTCCCGAATCCCGGGTTCTGGATATCGTCCGCGCCTACCTTGAGGCGGGAATTCGAGCCGTCAGCCTCGCCGACACGGCCGGGCACGCTCACCCGGCCCAGGTCGTACGGCTTTTCCGGGCTGTTCAAGAACTCGATCCCGGGGTGGAAACAGCCGCACATTTTCACAACACCTACGGCCTGGGCCTGGCCAACGTCTGGGCGGCCTTCGAGGCCGGCGTGACGACTTTTGAATCCGCCTTCGGAGGTCTCGGCGGCTGTCCTTTCACGAAAACGGCCGCGGGCAACGTCGCCACCGAAGATCTGATCCACATGTTTCAGCGGATGGGATTCCGCCCGGACATCCGTTGCGACGGTCTCGTCGAGCTGGCCCGGGATGTCGCCCGATTTTTCAGCCGCGAACTTCCCGGCCTTGTTTATCGGACAGGGCCGCTTGATTTCCCACGGAGAACAGACTCATGA
- a CDS encoding CaiB/BaiF CoA-transferase family protein yields the protein MTICQGIRVLDLTNVLAGPFATLHLAWLGAEVIKIENPVDGDLARKLGCVPEYNRKLMGTSFLAQNANKKSLTLNLKNPEAKEIFRKLTATADVLVENFRPDVMNRLGLGYDALAALNPRLIYCAISGFGADGPDAHKPAYDQIIQGLSGVMAVNGDRRLNPLRAGFPLCDTVGGLNAAFAVMAALYHRERTGEGQFIDVALLDSIMPLMGWVAANLLIGGQPPQLLGNDNFTAAPSGTFRTRNGFINIAANKQEQWEDLADILGLSGLKDDSRFKERDTRKARRDELTPLLEARLAEKDTDEWVEILNARGIPSGAILTLEDALSSPQVEHRKTLASVSVEGIGEVKLFNMTAKFGKTPAGVGTPPPHLSEHTATILKELGFDDGEIARLRDRGIV from the coding sequence ATGACCATCTGCCAAGGCATTCGCGTCCTCGACCTGACCAACGTCCTGGCCGGCCCGTTTGCCACACTGCACCTGGCTTGGCTCGGCGCCGAAGTCATCAAAATCGAAAACCCGGTCGACGGCGATCTGGCCCGCAAACTCGGCTGTGTGCCCGAATACAATCGGAAATTGATGGGGACAAGTTTTCTGGCCCAGAACGCCAACAAGAAATCCCTGACATTGAATCTGAAGAACCCGGAAGCCAAGGAGATTTTCAGAAAGCTGACCGCGACGGCCGACGTTCTGGTCGAAAACTTCAGGCCCGATGTCATGAACCGGTTGGGTCTGGGATACGACGCCTTGGCCGCCCTGAATCCCCGCCTCATTTATTGTGCGATATCCGGCTTCGGCGCCGACGGGCCGGACGCCCACAAGCCGGCTTATGACCAGATCATCCAGGGATTGAGCGGAGTCATGGCCGTCAACGGCGATAGAAGATTGAACCCGCTGCGGGCCGGATTTCCCCTCTGTGACACGGTCGGCGGCCTGAACGCCGCATTCGCCGTCATGGCCGCCCTCTACCACAGGGAACGCACGGGAGAAGGCCAGTTCATCGACGTCGCCCTTCTGGACTCCATCATGCCCCTCATGGGCTGGGTGGCGGCCAATCTTCTGATCGGAGGCCAGCCGCCCCAGCTTCTCGGCAACGACAATTTCACCGCGGCGCCCTCGGGCACCTTCCGGACGCGGAACGGATTCATCAACATCGCCGCCAACAAGCAGGAGCAGTGGGAGGATCTGGCCGATATCCTGGGGCTTTCCGGGCTCAAGGATGATTCCCGCTTCAAGGAGCGGGATACCCGCAAGGCCCGCCGCGATGAGCTGACGCCGCTTCTCGAAGCCCGGCTGGCCGAAAAGGATACGGACGAATGGGTGGAAATCCTCAACGCCCGAGGCATCCCGTCGGGAGCGATTCTCACGCTTGAGGATGCTCTTTCGTCACCCCAGGTGGAACACCGGAAAACGCTGGCCTCGGTCTCCGTCGAAGGCATCGGGGAAGTCAAGCTTTTCAACATGACGGCCAAGTTCGGAAAGACGCCCGCCGGAGTCGGGACACCGCCGCCGCATCTTTCCGAACATACGGCGACGATCTTGAAGGAATTGGGTTTCGACGACGGAGAGATCGCCCGGCTCAGAGACCGGGGCATCGTCTGA
- a CDS encoding FAD-dependent thymidylate synthase: MRVLLAGYNVDAEVLEALKSSRQTRDDVTPETLSAAYARISRDPRPVDELRRAARAEVERARKSNRTIIFKMGHHSVAEHAVFNFDVIGVSRLAVEALERFRLCSFTEKSQRYIALGDDFVIPAEVRNAGLEKPFSEMIGAQNALYHELFKRLRPYFLERHPGEAADPAHLPILEGWAKEDARYAIGLAAEGQLGMTLNGRNLELVIRRFAAHELEEVRELGRRFCDLAAKVAPSIVLFTEACAFDSGTRIDFAAEAESRDLLQPGPGDISPLRRAGDGVRLVEYPAEGDEIILASLIHSLSSVPFSEIRTRVRALGQEEKLGLFRRTFERMEFFDFPLREFEFADLTFELIVSASCFAQLKRHRMATLTVQRYDPSLGVTVPQSIRDIGGEDAFRDLTARTEETWDLLRRRLVPPAAADYVLTNAHRRRVLFKVNVRELYHVSRLREDATAQWDIRAVVERMKHLAEGVLPLSCFLLGGKDAYPKIYERVFGKRPAMEPPRLFK, from the coding sequence ATGCGCGTTCTTCTGGCCGGGTACAATGTCGACGCCGAGGTTCTCGAGGCTCTGAAGAGCAGCCGGCAGACGAGGGACGATGTCACGCCCGAAACCCTTTCGGCCGCGTACGCCCGCATTTCCCGGGATCCCCGCCCGGTCGATGAACTGCGCCGGGCGGCGCGGGCCGAAGTCGAAAGAGCCCGCAAATCCAATCGAACCATCATTTTCAAAATGGGCCACCATTCCGTGGCCGAACACGCCGTTTTCAATTTTGATGTCATCGGCGTCAGCCGCCTGGCCGTCGAGGCGCTGGAAAGATTCCGGCTCTGCTCGTTTACGGAAAAGTCCCAGCGCTACATTGCCCTGGGAGACGACTTTGTGATTCCGGCGGAAGTCCGGAACGCCGGCCTGGAAAAGCCGTTCTCCGAGATGATCGGCGCCCAAAATGCGCTCTATCACGAGCTTTTCAAGCGGCTTCGGCCCTATTTCCTGGAAAGGCATCCCGGAGAAGCCGCGGATCCGGCCCATCTTCCCATTCTGGAGGGATGGGCCAAGGAAGACGCCCGCTATGCCATCGGGTTGGCCGCCGAGGGCCAACTCGGAATGACTTTGAACGGCCGCAACCTGGAGCTTGTGATCCGGCGTTTCGCCGCTCATGAGCTTGAGGAGGTTCGGGAATTGGGCCGCAGATTCTGCGATCTTGCGGCGAAGGTCGCCCCGTCCATCGTCCTTTTTACGGAGGCCTGTGCCTTCGACTCCGGGACGCGCATCGATTTTGCCGCGGAAGCGGAGAGCCGGGACCTGCTTCAGCCGGGACCCGGAGACATCTCCCCGCTCCGGCGGGCCGGGGATGGTGTCCGGCTGGTGGAGTATCCCGCCGAGGGTGACGAAATCATTCTGGCTTCGCTCATCCATTCCCTGTCTTCGGTGCCGTTTTCCGAAATCCGGACCCGCGTGCGGGCCTTGGGACAGGAGGAGAAGCTAGGACTTTTCCGCCGGACCTTCGAGCGCATGGAGTTTTTCGATTTTCCTCTTCGCGAGTTCGAATTCGCCGACCTGACCTTTGAGCTTATCGTGTCCGCATCCTGTTTCGCCCAGCTCAAGCGCCACCGCATGGCCACCCTAACGGTTCAGAGATACGATCCGTCGCTCGGCGTCACCGTTCCCCAGTCCATCCGTGATATCGGGGGCGAGGACGCTTTCCGGGATCTCACAGCCCGCACGGAGGAAACCTGGGATCTCCTGAGGCGCCGCCTCGTTCCGCCCGCCGCGGCGGATTATGTGCTGACGAACGCCCACCGCCGCCGGGTGCTGTTCAAGGTCAATGTCCGCGAACTCTATCATGTTTCGAGATTGCGGGAAGACGCCACGGCTCAATGGGACATCCGGGCGGTTGTGGAACGCATGAAGCATCTTGCGGAAGGCGTCCTTCCCCTGTCCTGTTTTTTGCTCGGCGGCAAAGACGCCTATCCGAAGATCTACGAGAGGGTCTTCGGAAAGCGCCCGGCCATGGAGCCGCCGCGCCTGTTTAAATAG